One genomic segment of Streptomyces sp. NBC_00239 includes these proteins:
- a CDS encoding GNAT family N-acetyltransferase, whose amino-acid sequence METRTQDGLTFRAAVEADIPVLVALVESAYRGDASRAGWTTEADYLEGQRTDERGVRGIVESPDSTLLVVEREDEIVACCHLQHRGDHAYFGMFAVRPELQGEGLGKVIIAEAERRVRAAWDATQMRMTVVNLRAELIAWYERRGYRLTGDTSPFPYGDQRFGVPLRDDLEFVLLVKDLG is encoded by the coding sequence ATGGAGACCCGCACGCAGGACGGACTGACGTTCCGTGCCGCCGTCGAGGCCGACATCCCCGTCCTCGTCGCACTCGTGGAGTCGGCGTACAGGGGCGACGCCAGCCGGGCGGGCTGGACCACCGAGGCCGACTACCTGGAGGGCCAGCGCACCGACGAGCGGGGCGTCCGCGGGATCGTCGAGAGCCCGGACAGCACCCTGCTGGTGGTCGAGCGCGAGGACGAGATCGTCGCCTGCTGCCACCTCCAGCACCGGGGCGACCACGCGTACTTCGGCATGTTCGCCGTCCGCCCGGAGCTGCAGGGCGAAGGCCTCGGCAAGGTGATCATCGCCGAGGCCGAGCGCCGGGTACGCGCAGCGTGGGACGCGACGCAGATGCGGATGACCGTGGTCAACCTGCGCGCCGAGCTGATCGCCTGGTACGAGCGGCGCGGCTACCGGCTCACCGGCGACACCAGCCCGTTCCCGTACGGCGACCAGCGTTTCGGGGTGCCGCTCCGCGACGACCTGGAATTCGTCCTGCTGGTCAAGGACCTCGGCTAG
- a CDS encoding glycerophosphodiester phosphodiesterase, producing MTFLTIGHRGVMGVEPENTLRSFVRAERSGMDVVELDLQLSKDGALVVMHDAEVDRTTDGSGAVADLTLAELRELDAGQGEHVPVFEEVLDAVRAPLLADVKDVAVARALAEVMRRRDLTGRVEVSSFHDAAVSEAARLVPGVRTTLIAGRYGEDVVDRALAAGAQTLSLNIRRLTVETVESAHAAGLRVIGWVVNTQEHLRLVRALELDGATTDLPEIRRTGRFTA from the coding sequence TTGACTTTCCTCACCATCGGTCACCGCGGGGTCATGGGCGTGGAGCCCGAGAACACGCTGCGGTCCTTCGTCCGTGCGGAGCGATCCGGCATGGACGTCGTCGAACTCGACCTCCAGCTGAGCAAGGACGGCGCCCTCGTCGTGATGCACGACGCGGAGGTCGACCGGACCACGGACGGCTCGGGCGCCGTCGCCGATCTGACCCTCGCGGAACTCCGGGAGCTCGATGCCGGGCAGGGCGAGCACGTCCCGGTCTTCGAGGAGGTGCTCGACGCCGTCCGGGCGCCACTGCTGGCCGACGTCAAGGACGTGGCCGTGGCCCGGGCGCTGGCCGAGGTGATGCGGCGCCGGGACCTCACCGGCCGGGTGGAGGTCTCCTCGTTCCACGACGCCGCGGTCTCCGAGGCCGCCCGGCTGGTACCGGGCGTACGGACCACCCTGATCGCGGGCCGCTACGGCGAGGACGTGGTGGACCGCGCCCTGGCCGCGGGTGCGCAGACGCTGTCGCTGAACATCCGGCGGCTGACCGTGGAGACGGTGGAGTCGGCGCACGCCGCCGGACTGCGGGTGATCGGCTGGGTGGTCAACACCCAGGAACACCTGCGGCTGGTGCGCGCGCTGGAACTGGACGGGGCGACCACCGACCTCCCGGAGATCCGGCGGACGGGCCGCTTCACGGCCTGA
- a CDS encoding PadR family transcriptional regulator, whose protein sequence is MTNSQTSKKQERRPDDLPATAWAVLGLLSFPGERTGYELKKWADSSLRFFYWSPAISQIYAELRRLEELGYAGSRRSGPEEARAKRRYAITPRGRAALARWAADTGESGPPVLKHSLLLRVWLGHLADPDRLRELVAEHAERTLGELAQVRAAQEQSRDVPQWAFPELVLKWSERQHLAELELARALLADLGGV, encoded by the coding sequence ATGACTAATAGTCAGACCTCGAAGAAGCAAGAGCGACGGCCGGACGATCTGCCGGCCACCGCGTGGGCGGTGCTGGGGCTGCTCTCGTTCCCCGGCGAGCGGACCGGGTACGAGCTGAAGAAGTGGGCCGACTCCTCACTCCGCTTCTTCTACTGGTCGCCGGCGATCAGCCAGATCTACGCCGAGCTGCGCCGCCTCGAGGAGCTCGGGTACGCCGGCTCGCGGCGCTCGGGCCCCGAGGAGGCGCGCGCGAAACGGCGCTACGCCATCACCCCGCGGGGCAGGGCGGCGCTGGCCCGCTGGGCCGCCGACACCGGCGAGTCCGGGCCGCCGGTGCTCAAGCACAGCCTGCTGCTGCGCGTCTGGCTGGGCCACCTCGCCGACCCGGACCGGCTGCGGGAGCTGGTCGCGGAGCACGCGGAGCGCACCCTCGGCGAACTGGCGCAGGTGCGGGCGGCGCAGGAGCAGAGCCGGGACGTGCCGCAGTGGGCGTTTCCGGAGCTGGTCCTCAAATGGAGCGAGCGGCAGCACCTGGCGGAGCTGGAGCTCGCCCGGGCGCTGCTCGCCGACCTAGGGGGTGTCTGA
- a CDS encoding LLM class flavin-dependent oxidoreductase, whose translation MKFSVIFEAQLADPTVEREHQVIRDCVEQAVFAEEMGFDRIWAVEHHSLRWYAHMSAPEIFLTFVAARTKTIRIGHGVVCMPFNFNHPVRVAERAAMLDLLSGGRLDLGAGRGGTRQETSLCGVDPDRTTQEVEEALRIIGKAWQEDELEYHGELIDIDPHPILPRPRQHPHPPLFLACSRAETLVQAAELGIGALVMGFAGPGPIAAMREAYDAAIAARDGGRFVSTAVNDHFSVLCPTIVLDDRAEAQRIGIRGQRFFAQSIGHWYGGAGIPDEAVTEGADEAAELRRAAEQVVARLHEQDIPVRPTSTATFNADHAYGTADDAIAYVERLGAAGADEVMCLIQMGTVPQEACMETLRQWGEKVIPHFRAA comes from the coding sequence GTGAAATTCTCCGTGATCTTCGAGGCACAGCTCGCCGACCCCACCGTGGAACGCGAGCACCAGGTCATCCGCGACTGCGTCGAACAGGCGGTGTTCGCCGAGGAGATGGGCTTCGACCGGATCTGGGCGGTGGAGCACCACTCCCTGCGCTGGTACGCGCACATGAGCGCTCCGGAGATCTTCCTGACCTTCGTGGCGGCCCGGACCAAGACCATCCGCATCGGCCACGGCGTGGTGTGCATGCCCTTCAACTTCAACCACCCCGTCCGCGTCGCCGAACGCGCCGCCATGCTCGACCTGCTCTCCGGCGGCCGGCTCGACCTCGGCGCCGGCCGCGGCGGCACCCGGCAGGAGACCTCCCTGTGCGGAGTCGACCCCGACCGCACCACCCAGGAGGTCGAGGAGGCCCTGCGGATCATCGGGAAGGCCTGGCAGGAGGACGAGCTGGAGTACCACGGCGAGCTGATCGACATCGACCCGCACCCGATCCTGCCGCGCCCCCGCCAGCACCCGCACCCGCCGCTCTTCCTGGCCTGCTCACGCGCCGAGACCCTCGTCCAGGCCGCCGAGCTGGGCATCGGCGCCCTGGTGATGGGCTTCGCCGGACCCGGGCCCATCGCCGCGATGCGGGAGGCGTACGACGCGGCGATCGCGGCCCGGGACGGCGGCCGGTTCGTGTCGACCGCGGTCAACGACCACTTCTCGGTGCTCTGCCCCACCATCGTCCTCGACGACCGCGCGGAGGCGCAGCGCATCGGGATCCGCGGCCAGCGCTTCTTCGCGCAGTCCATCGGGCACTGGTACGGCGGCGCCGGCATCCCCGACGAGGCGGTCACCGAGGGCGCCGACGAGGCGGCCGAGCTGCGCCGCGCCGCCGAGCAGGTGGTGGCCCGGCTGCACGAGCAGGACATCCCGGTCCGCCCCACCTCCACCGCCACCTTCAACGCCGACCACGCCTACGGCACGGCCGACGACGCCATCGCGTACGTCGAACGTCTCGGGGCGGCCGGGGCCGACGAGGTCATGTGCCTGATCCAGATGGGCACCGTCCCGCAGGAGGCCTGCATGGAGACCCTGCGGCAGTGGGGCGAGAAGGTCATCCCGCACTTCCGCGCGGCCTGA
- a CDS encoding alpha/beta hydrolase codes for MTGRPDPERPDPVRTSAPSAPPDPVPPADTPDRTARPGRPGPARGLDPEARPYAEALAAVFPDLGGAVTDAAEARRLLAAASRPAGPPPAVGAVNDRTVPGPAGAPPVPVRVYRPDPARWPGPRPTVVFCHGGGFVLCDLDTHDRTVRNLCRAAGAVVVSVDYRRAPEHPYPAALLDAYAALCWAGERVAELGGDPGALVVAGDSAGGNLATASLLLAARRGGPPVALQVLAYPMLSAAMDLDAYRRHAHGPYLTTVHLRWFWEQYLGPGGDRRDPLAAPLEAGAEALAALPPAHLVLAGRDPLCDDGHVYARLRRSRGAPVTVDLYPGMFHGFLALSAQLPQAGRALAILGEVVAATLDRGKNSGGSGVAAG; via the coding sequence ATGACCGGCCGCCCCGACCCCGAGCGCCCCGACCCCGTGCGCACCTCCGCTCCCTCGGCCCCGCCCGACCCCGTGCCCCCCGCCGACACCCCCGACCGCACCGCCCGCCCGGGCCGCCCCGGCCCCGCCCGCGGGCTCGACCCCGAGGCGCGCCCGTACGCCGAAGCCCTCGCCGCCGTCTTCCCCGACCTCGGCGGCGCCGTCACCGACGCCGCCGAGGCCCGCCGGCTGCTGGCCGCCGCGTCCCGCCCGGCCGGCCCGCCCCCGGCGGTCGGCGCCGTGAACGACCGGACCGTCCCCGGCCCGGCCGGGGCGCCGCCCGTGCCCGTACGGGTCTACCGGCCCGACCCGGCGCGGTGGCCCGGCCCGCGGCCGACCGTGGTCTTCTGCCACGGCGGCGGCTTCGTGCTCTGCGACCTCGACACCCACGACCGCACCGTCCGCAACCTGTGCCGGGCGGCGGGCGCCGTCGTCGTGTCCGTCGACTACCGGCGGGCCCCCGAGCACCCGTACCCGGCCGCGCTGCTCGACGCGTACGCCGCCCTGTGCTGGGCCGGGGAGCGGGTGGCGGAGCTCGGCGGGGACCCCGGCGCCCTCGTCGTGGCCGGCGACAGCGCCGGCGGCAACCTCGCCACCGCCTCGCTGCTGCTCGCGGCCCGGCGGGGCGGTCCGCCGGTGGCGCTCCAGGTGCTGGCGTACCCCATGCTCTCGGCCGCCATGGACCTGGACGCGTACCGGCGCCACGCGCACGGGCCCTACCTCACCACCGTGCACCTGCGCTGGTTCTGGGAGCAGTACCTCGGTCCCGGCGGCGACCGCCGGGACCCCCTGGCCGCCCCGCTTGAGGCCGGCGCCGAGGCCCTCGCGGCCCTGCCGCCGGCCCATCTGGTGCTCGCGGGTCGCGATCCGCTGTGTGATGACGGACACGTGTACGCCCGGCTGCGGCGCTCGCGCGGTGCCCCCGTGACGGTGGACCTGTACCCCGGGATGTTCCACGGATTCCTCGCGCTGTCCGCTCAACTCCCGCAAGCCGGCCGGGCTCTGGCAATTCTGGGCGAAGTCGTCGCCGCCACCCTGGATCGCGGGAAGAATTCCGGTGGATCAGGGGTGGCCGCAGGATAA
- a CDS encoding DUF6421 family protein — protein sequence MTETLVQGATGGAITAGARVVDHPAWPVLKAAVEEIRPWQSKDGSIDFEAEGAPAPAAVEAAVERVVASVEELSPLLPHATAYHRAVVADLRKWVADGFKVPDFLDSLLAFHPAAERADGLQHLVVFPMYTQNGNLDRNFEAVVLKMVWPEWLAELERTRYDNPLFLGITFEDFTPGYDTHSAVLFPETIAVREAPERFTWGGIFCDREAARYRKVTAAAVDVLGIELPEDIAAMVQDQGRCEKAFVLWDMVHDRTHSHGDLPFDPFMIKQRQPFWMYGLEELRCDLTAFKEAVKLESEGNEHGRDVQYAVLFDRMFRFPVSGDRNRNYDGLGGQLLFAYLHKHDVVRWTDNKLKIDWMRAPQVTNQLCAEIEDLYRAGIDRPKLVHWFKAYELVSTYLAPHPGSKWAKGPDALDLTQPPRKLVDDVLADEFPLSMFYEALAKKLKSVIASTEGITAANAEQVAA from the coding sequence ATGACGGAAACTCTTGTGCAGGGTGCCACCGGTGGCGCCATAACCGCCGGTGCCCGGGTGGTGGACCACCCGGCATGGCCCGTGCTCAAGGCCGCCGTGGAAGAGATCCGCCCTTGGCAGTCCAAGGACGGTTCGATCGACTTCGAGGCCGAGGGCGCCCCCGCCCCCGCCGCCGTCGAGGCCGCGGTGGAGCGCGTCGTCGCGTCCGTCGAGGAGCTCTCCCCGCTGCTGCCGCACGCCACCGCCTACCACCGGGCCGTCGTGGCCGACCTGCGCAAGTGGGTCGCGGACGGCTTCAAGGTGCCGGACTTCCTGGACTCCCTGCTGGCCTTCCACCCGGCCGCCGAGCGCGCCGACGGGCTCCAGCACCTGGTCGTCTTCCCGATGTACACCCAGAACGGCAACCTCGACCGCAACTTCGAGGCCGTCGTCCTGAAGATGGTGTGGCCCGAGTGGCTCGCCGAGCTCGAGCGCACCCGGTACGACAACCCGCTCTTCCTCGGCATCACCTTCGAGGACTTCACCCCGGGTTACGACACCCACTCCGCGGTGCTGTTCCCGGAGACCATCGCCGTGCGCGAGGCCCCCGAGCGCTTCACCTGGGGCGGCATCTTCTGCGACCGCGAGGCCGCCCGCTACCGCAAGGTCACCGCGGCCGCCGTCGACGTCCTGGGCATCGAGCTGCCCGAGGACATCGCCGCGATGGTCCAGGACCAGGGCCGCTGCGAGAAGGCGTTCGTCCTGTGGGACATGGTCCACGACCGCACCCACAGCCACGGCGACCTGCCGTTCGACCCCTTCATGATCAAGCAGCGCCAGCCGTTCTGGATGTACGGCCTGGAGGAGCTGCGCTGCGACCTCACCGCCTTCAAGGAGGCCGTGAAGCTGGAGTCCGAGGGCAACGAGCACGGCCGTGACGTGCAGTACGCCGTCCTGTTCGACCGGATGTTCCGCTTCCCGGTCTCCGGTGACCGCAACCGCAACTACGACGGTCTCGGCGGCCAGCTGCTCTTCGCGTACCTGCACAAGCACGACGTGGTGCGCTGGACCGACAACAAGCTGAAGATCGACTGGATGCGCGCCCCGCAGGTCACCAACCAGCTGTGCGCCGAGATCGAGGACCTGTACCGGGCCGGCATCGACCGCCCCAAGCTCGTCCACTGGTTCAAGGCGTACGAGCTCGTCTCCACCTACCTGGCCCCGCACCCGGGCTCCAAGTGGGCCAAGGGTCCCGACGCCCTCGACCTGACGCAGCCGCCGCGCAAGCTCGTGGACGACGTGCTCGCGGACGAGTTTCCGCTCAGCATGTTCTATGAGGCGCTCGCCAAGAAGCTCAAGTCCGTGATCGCCTCCACCGAGGGCATCACCGCGGCGAACGCCGAGCAGGTCGCCGCGTGA
- a CDS encoding SDR family oxidoreductase, translating to MNGSGNGNGKLSGAVVAVAGAGGPAGKAAVLRLAEAGAIVVASDADATRLAESVDAARYAHGGATVIGDTVDLLDLDATKEWAARTEKEFGRVDGLVHLVGGWRGSKTFTDVDLADWDFLEKLLIRTVQHTSLAFHDGLLRSDLGRYVLISQSGAHKPVANNAAYNAGKAAAEAWTLALADSFRKAGGEDGPQAAAAILVIKALVHDAMRAERPNAKFAGFTDVKELAEAIAAVWDRPASEVNGQRLWLTPQP from the coding sequence ATGAACGGCTCCGGGAACGGCAACGGCAAGCTGAGCGGCGCGGTCGTCGCGGTGGCCGGGGCCGGCGGCCCCGCCGGCAAGGCGGCCGTGCTCCGCCTCGCCGAGGCGGGCGCGATCGTGGTGGCGTCCGACGCCGACGCGACACGGCTCGCCGAGTCCGTGGACGCGGCGCGCTACGCGCACGGCGGCGCCACCGTCATCGGCGACACCGTCGACCTGCTCGACCTCGACGCCACCAAGGAGTGGGCGGCGCGGACCGAGAAGGAATTCGGCCGCGTCGACGGCCTGGTCCACCTCGTCGGCGGCTGGCGCGGCAGCAAGACCTTCACCGACGTCGACCTCGCGGACTGGGACTTCCTGGAGAAGCTCCTCATCCGCACGGTCCAGCACACCTCGCTGGCCTTCCACGACGGCCTGCTGCGCAGCGACCTCGGCCGGTACGTGCTGATCAGCCAGTCCGGCGCGCACAAGCCGGTCGCGAACAACGCCGCCTACAACGCGGGCAAGGCGGCCGCCGAGGCCTGGACCCTCGCGCTCGCCGACTCCTTCCGCAAGGCCGGGGGCGAGGACGGCCCGCAGGCCGCGGCTGCGATCCTGGTCATCAAGGCACTGGTGCACGACGCGATGCGCGCCGAGCGCCCCAATGCGAAGTTCGCGGGCTTTACCGACGTCAAGGAGCTGGCCGAGGCCATCGCCGCCGTCTGGGACCGGCCCGCCTCGGAAGTGAACGGACAGCGTCTGTGGCTCACCCCGCAACCCTGA
- a CDS encoding threonine aldolase family protein translates to MRTDARRHHDPAVRGFASDNYAGVHPEILEAIALANGGHQVSYGEDEYTEHLQKIIRSHFGPYAEAFPVFNGTGANVTALQAMTDRWGAVICAKTAHINVDEGGAPERMAGIKLLAVPTPDGKLTPELIDQEAWGFEDEHRAMPQVVSITQNTELGTVYTPDEIRAICEHAHGLGMKVHLDGARIANAAASLDVPMRAFTNAVGVDVLSYGGTKNGMMFGEAIVVLNPDAVRQMKHIRKMSMQLASKMRFVSVQLEALLAKDLWLRNARQGNEMAQRLAAGVRQVDGVEILYPVQANAVFARLPHEVTRRLQKRFRFYFWDEAAGDVRWMCGFDTQPEDVDAFLQALKEEMAR, encoded by the coding sequence CTGAGGACCGACGCCCGCCGCCACCATGACCCGGCGGTGCGCGGGTTCGCCAGCGACAACTACGCCGGCGTCCACCCGGAGATCCTCGAGGCGATAGCCCTCGCCAACGGCGGCCACCAGGTCTCCTACGGCGAGGACGAGTACACCGAACACCTGCAGAAGATCATCCGCAGCCACTTCGGCCCGTACGCGGAGGCCTTCCCGGTCTTCAACGGCACGGGTGCGAACGTCACCGCGCTGCAGGCGATGACCGACCGCTGGGGTGCGGTGATCTGCGCCAAGACCGCCCACATCAACGTGGACGAGGGCGGCGCGCCGGAGCGGATGGCGGGCATCAAGCTGCTCGCCGTCCCCACCCCGGACGGCAAGCTCACCCCCGAGCTGATCGACCAGGAGGCCTGGGGCTTCGAGGACGAGCACCGGGCGATGCCGCAGGTCGTGTCGATCACCCAGAACACCGAGCTGGGCACGGTCTACACCCCGGACGAGATCCGGGCCATCTGCGAGCACGCGCACGGGCTCGGCATGAAGGTCCACCTCGACGGGGCGCGGATAGCCAACGCCGCGGCCTCGCTGGACGTCCCGATGCGGGCGTTCACCAACGCCGTGGGCGTCGACGTGCTGTCCTACGGCGGCACGAAGAACGGCATGATGTTCGGCGAGGCCATCGTGGTGCTGAACCCCGACGCGGTCCGCCAGATGAAGCACATCCGCAAGATGTCCATGCAGCTGGCGTCGAAGATGCGTTTCGTCTCGGTGCAGCTGGAGGCCCTGCTGGCCAAGGACCTGTGGCTGCGCAACGCCCGCCAGGGCAACGAGATGGCCCAGCGGCTCGCCGCCGGCGTCCGCCAGGTCGACGGGGTGGAGATCCTCTACCCGGTGCAGGCCAACGCGGTCTTCGCGCGGCTGCCGCACGAGGTGACCCGTCGCCTGCAGAAGCGTTTCCGCTTCTACTTCTGGGACGAGGCCGCGGGTGACGTCCGCTGGATGTGCGGATTCGACACGCAGCCGGAGGACGTGGACGCCTTCCTCCAGGCCCTCAAGGAAGAAATGGCCCGCTGA
- a CDS encoding transglutaminase-like domain-containing protein, which produces MELIQEQPDVSAYLAADDAIDHGHPLVRRTAAALRAAVTPDPAGGADGGGSACARVYAEAAFDFVRDTIPHSADAGDPRVTWRASDVLALRTGICYAKSHALAALLRAEGIPTALCYQRLADDDGTNPVVHGLVAVLLPGRGAWARQDPRGNRPGVDARFALDREQLAFPVRPELGEVDYPVLHAAPHPAPLAALRQSPDRPALWKALPTALA; this is translated from the coding sequence ATGGAATTGATCCAGGAGCAGCCTGACGTTTCCGCCTATCTGGCGGCTGATGACGCGATCGACCACGGCCATCCGCTGGTCCGCCGGACGGCGGCCGCCCTGCGTGCCGCCGTCACCCCCGATCCGGCCGGCGGTGCCGACGGCGGCGGGTCCGCGTGCGCCCGCGTCTACGCCGAGGCGGCCTTCGACTTCGTCCGCGACACGATCCCGCACTCGGCCGACGCGGGGGACCCGCGCGTCACCTGGCGCGCCTCCGACGTGCTCGCCCTGCGGACGGGCATCTGCTACGCCAAGTCCCACGCCCTCGCCGCCCTGTTGCGGGCCGAGGGCATCCCGACCGCCCTCTGCTACCAGCGCCTGGCGGACGACGACGGGACGAACCCGGTCGTCCACGGCCTGGTCGCTGTCCTGCTGCCCGGCCGGGGAGCCTGGGCGCGGCAGGACCCGCGCGGCAACAGGCCCGGCGTCGACGCCCGGTTCGCGCTCGACCGGGAGCAACTGGCCTTCCCGGTCCGCCCGGAGCTGGGGGAGGTCGACTATCCCGTGCTCCATGCCGCCCCGCACCCGGCGCCGCTCGCGGCGCTCCGGCAATCGCCCGACCGCCCCGCCCTCTGGAAAGCCCTTCCGACCGCGCTCGCGTAG
- a CDS encoding alginate lyase family protein — MRYGLPAGVAALALGLAAALTLTPAAHAGPTGAAGPAAAAAPAAFAHPGVLNSRAQLDFVRTQVQAGRQPWKSAFDQMLGSKYGSLARTPRPRAIVECGSYSNPNNGCTEEREDAIAAYSHGLAWYVTRDARHARKAIELMDAWSATIKDHTNSNAPLQSGWSGSSWARAAELVKHTYTGGWPNQGRFATMLRNVYLPEVVDGRPSSNGNWELIMTDAAIGIAVHLDDKAAYDKAMAIYLGRVPAYFYLKTDGAQPAYPPRSHIDTPAELVDYWHGQSTFVDGLAQETCRDFGHTGMGIAAAMHVAETSRIQGRDLYPQFKDRFRHALGFHARYELGEAVPSWLCRGSVTKGLGPATEVGYNALHTRLGVTMEKTRTLTEGRRPAGTDNHFEAWETLTHADNPN; from the coding sequence ATGCGTTACGGACTCCCCGCCGGGGTCGCGGCCCTCGCCCTCGGCCTGGCCGCAGCCCTGACCCTCACCCCCGCCGCGCACGCCGGACCGACGGGAGCGGCCGGGCCCGCCGCGGCGGCCGCCCCCGCCGCCTTCGCCCACCCCGGCGTGCTGAACAGCCGGGCGCAGCTGGACTTCGTACGGACCCAGGTGCAGGCGGGCCGGCAGCCGTGGAAGTCGGCGTTCGACCAGATGCTCGGCAGCAAGTACGGCTCGCTCGCGCGCACGCCCAGGCCGCGCGCGATCGTGGAGTGCGGCTCCTACTCCAACCCGAACAACGGCTGTACGGAGGAGCGCGAGGACGCCATCGCCGCGTACAGCCACGGGCTCGCCTGGTACGTCACCCGGGACGCGCGCCACGCGCGGAAGGCGATCGAACTGATGGACGCCTGGTCCGCCACGATCAAGGACCACACCAACAGCAACGCGCCGCTCCAGAGCGGCTGGTCGGGTTCGAGCTGGGCACGCGCCGCGGAACTCGTCAAGCACACGTACACCGGCGGCTGGCCGAACCAGGGGCGCTTCGCCACCATGCTGCGGAACGTCTACCTGCCCGAGGTGGTGGACGGCCGGCCGAGCAGCAACGGCAACTGGGAACTCATCATGACGGACGCCGCGATCGGCATCGCCGTCCACCTCGACGACAAGGCCGCCTACGACAAGGCCATGGCGATCTACCTCGGCCGGGTCCCCGCGTACTTCTACCTGAAGACCGACGGCGCGCAGCCCGCGTACCCGCCGCGCTCGCACATCGACACGCCCGCCGAGCTCGTCGACTACTGGCACGGCCAGAGCACCTTCGTCGACGGCCTCGCCCAGGAGACCTGCCGGGACTTCGGGCACACCGGCATGGGCATCGCGGCGGCCATGCACGTCGCCGAGACCTCACGCATCCAAGGACGCGACCTCTACCCGCAGTTCAAGGACCGCTTCCGGCACGCGCTCGGCTTCCACGCCCGCTACGAACTCGGCGAGGCCGTGCCGTCCTGGCTGTGCCGCGGGAGCGTGACCAAGGGCCTCGGCCCGGCCACCGAGGTCGGGTACAACGCCCTGCACACGCGGCTCGGCGTCACCATGGAGAAGACCCGCACCCTCACCGAGGGCCGCCGCCCGGCCGGCACCGACAACCACTTCGAGGCGTGGGAGACCCTCACGCACGCCGACAACCCGAACTGA
- a CDS encoding lysophospholipid acyltransferase family protein, which produces MAELVYPPVVGAAHSLFRALDIRIDMKGTENIPRQGGAVLVSNHIGYLDFIFTGLTARPSKRLVRFMAKESVFRHKVSGPLMRAMKHIPVDRTQGEAAYQEALRALRSGEIIGVFPEATISQSFTLKSFKSGAARMAQEAGVPLIPMALWGTQRLWTKGRPKDLRRSHIPVTMRVGEPMEAPADQYAGAITRRLRERVQELLDAAQRAYPAKPKGTEDSWWLPAHLGGTAPTPAEVRDAG; this is translated from the coding sequence ATGGCAGAGCTCGTCTACCCCCCGGTCGTCGGTGCCGCGCACTCCCTGTTCCGTGCGCTGGACATCCGCATCGACATGAAGGGCACCGAGAACATCCCGCGCCAGGGCGGGGCCGTGCTGGTCTCCAACCACATCGGCTACCTCGACTTCATCTTCACCGGCCTGACCGCCCGGCCCTCGAAGCGGCTGGTGCGCTTCATGGCGAAGGAGTCGGTGTTCCGGCACAAGGTGTCGGGTCCCCTGATGCGCGCGATGAAGCACATCCCGGTGGACCGGACCCAGGGTGAGGCGGCCTACCAGGAGGCGCTGCGCGCGCTGCGGTCGGGCGAGATCATCGGCGTCTTCCCGGAGGCGACGATCTCCCAGTCGTTCACGCTGAAGAGCTTCAAGTCGGGTGCCGCGCGCATGGCCCAGGAGGCCGGCGTCCCGCTGATCCCGATGGCGCTGTGGGGTACCCAGCGGCTGTGGACCAAGGGCCGCCCGAAGGACCTGCGCCGCAGCCACATCCCCGTGACCATGCGGGTCGGCGAGCCCATGGAGGCGCCCGCCGACCAGTACGCGGGCGCGATCACCCGCCGGCTGCGCGAGCGGGTCCAGGAGCTGCTGGACGCTGCGCAGCGCGCCTACCCGGCCAAGCCCAAGGGCACCGAGGACTCCTGGTGGCTGCCGGCCCACCTCGGCGGCACCGCGCCGACTCCGGCCGAGGTCCGCGACGCGGGCTGA
- a CDS encoding thioredoxin family protein, translated as MRVRGQDEGRRLGAAELGAEPGERATLVQFSSAFCQPCRATRRILAEVAALVPGVAHIEIDAEEHLGLVRELGIEKTPTVLVLDAAGAIVRRAAGMPRKADVIAALGAAI; from the coding sequence GTGCGGGTGCGCGGGCAGGACGAGGGCAGGCGGCTGGGGGCCGCGGAACTGGGCGCGGAGCCGGGGGAGCGGGCGACGCTGGTCCAGTTCTCCAGCGCCTTCTGCCAGCCGTGCCGCGCCACCCGGCGGATCCTCGCGGAGGTCGCCGCGCTGGTCCCGGGGGTCGCGCACATCGAGATCGACGCGGAGGAGCACCTCGGCCTGGTCCGGGAGCTGGGCATCGAGAAGACCCCGACCGTCCTCGTCCTCGACGCGGCCGGGGCGATCGTGCGGCGCGCGGCGGGCATGCCGCGCAAGGCGGACGTGATCGCCGCACTCGGCGCGGCGATCTGA